In a single window of the Acetivibrio clariflavus DSM 19732 genome:
- a CDS encoding Ig-like domain-containing protein — MKKRRHFKKFLSMFLVLSLIISNFVVSDLYALDEYQTKTEKSENFDVKTVTEDVYAESPLGFVRMSVQTTKVIYGDINGDSYCNSIDLAIIRSYLLGKIKSFDDIAPSGYDALKAADVNGDGEINSIDYAFMRKYILGIIREFPAESKEPEPEEPENPEEPEEPEEPEYVEVTGINIRDKVLKLNVGDSTTISATVLPTNASNKEIKWSSDNDEIVIVNQSGTVTAVKDGTANIIAETVEGGFKTYCNVIVSQPASGMTLDKSTYSMKTGESIKLNAIFTPENTTNKKIKWSSSNSDVASVGQGGVVTAFSEGTAIITAEAEDGGYTSSCTIIVTQKTFGVRLSERVITINAGEKKELKALYLPENAGNKKIKWSSSDESIAKVSESGVVTAVKAGEAYINVEPEEGIYSDSCKVIVIQPVKGISLDKSSLNLKVGFGYSLKVEFTPSDATERNVKWTSSNEKVAKVNEKGSVVALSAGTATITATSESGGFTAKCTVTVVPEAMSAPVITGERTSSGVKLSWNAVSGAKSYTIKRGEYIGDLVDIKTDYTQTSFTDATAESDTTYYYVVCANSDSGISRNSNLLIIKSEPKAPKLFGIKSAGNARLSWTNANGADRYEIYRSTTKGGQYTLLSKNLLSHSYEDKNIGGETYYYVVKAINEKGESEYSNEVEINDSAVKPLDFISNEDSDGDGISNIDELLYCTNPTQTDTDGDGLSDGYEIILGTDPLSPDTDKDGLYDGAEVLLGTGPLVANSNVSEITSKRQAISRDGRISVDVLGDGNFIIAPLQIFTSENPKFKDINGNYISGIAGEPIDIEAGGFVIIKADITCNYDKTNLNGISESDLGILYFNNSTNQFATISGSPDTANSIIKGQTEVLGSFVIGNRSLAPSSQPVDIIMFIDESAQAKSNDPASIREIAAYVLGQYLTSNPSFENYVRVGILIYDDSISLNVANGDFMVEEVIVDGGSEFTGDAGTIMQRLDYVLSNDLYARRNSGYPLPPRPGDVPSKGSILDRYFSSATNKKIIIGFSSGPLNRFNYITQAVRDLAPKGFVVDTVAVGANAQYNQLAIIAQNGAVPGKSFWINQNNNMTEDELISQLSDMCAQLSEQLALQSYVEGTYRPQNSVNIEFSDEYKGMENSYSNEWITGSGTNLLTGSYMETHKDIQIQSNGYDIVFERTYNSNSNKEDSIVGKGFRTNFDAKLEEKVSSAKVTASLLNVRSGPSTNHSIIGKVSKGTNLEILENGAGGSGWHKINYNGNTNAYVSATYVDEISTIEITYPTGTKVSFEVKGDGSYKAPFWSNDTLEKQGNEYIVTSDDMSKYVFDVSTKRLIRLEDRVGNALRIIYDSKGQIDYVIDDVGRKLDFTFNANGKVESIEDPLTNRSVKYNYSNGLLTKVIDSELKETTYEYDSNDRIVKVIDANNNTAVKIDYDVFGRIVRQYDAEGNVTYQVYSDATNERYIIDARGNESRVRFNLDMRVVEEVDALGNKVVYEYSYYDPGSNKWEVIPDVDIRTLEDNKDPNTKAYTKYLEAGKDKRLKIKETMYDKRGNATTNEYDENNNLVGTVDPLKQTTSMVYDPVYKHNLISKTDKKGNTTTYVYDNEGKYGPKGALLVKEIDPLGNELIYDYYTNESGIKIKGLVKTVTEKKRVDQKDPNSELIEFKVTEYKYDDLYNNRTQIIDTLGNSTYEEYDAAGRLQKVTNARGYTTKYTYDKNDRIIVEEIFPQTNERKILKRTESIYDNVGNKTFVIEERFAADRPDYPKEDLVTETVYDRNNRPVQIYDAEGYRVSYTYDEAGNKVTETDKRGFTTIYKYDELNRVTEVIDPLNNTTTYEYDANGNVIKITDAKNRVTFIDYDELDRKWKERIQYNEDGEEKEAVYEYLYDENDNPYREIDPNGKIIEYEYDALNRITKEVDGLGLKDKNGNSMEKIVTYSYNYESVVEDGKTVKYEVMTEKDYLTSTKIRPIVIKNDALGRMRIKIETNNGDKTIQEYDEVGNLKSVKDARGNVTSYEYDGLNNIIKVIDATRINYSEAVFDSVGNVIEKIDRRNNKTEYRYNKLNQVIKTTTWYTDENGVKQEVVSAILYDEAGNKKIATDAEMNSTIFEYDELGRLVAETNPMYNTRYYGYDAVGNQVWVTDWKEHDSSESNVHPIINSKGETVYRLKTTYEYDDFDRLKTVISTEGEITSYTYDVIGNIKTVTVDGVRKNTYSYDKMYRLEKMLDGEDRAETYDEYDLFGRLLQKTDRNGQVHIYTYDEYDNVEIHTVTRKVKENGVEKVVKDVRETYYDALGNVVRTVDETGETIYNYNELNLLDNKVLPDGKTVEYEYDEEGNIKEIKDPSGNVTTYLFDEMNRMKTVTTKDGTTTYAYTKNGNRKSLKLPNNVLTTYEYDARNVLIKLVNQVGSSVDIYEYEYDENSLQTAKIEPKGKQALNTIT, encoded by the coding sequence GTGAAAAAAAGAAGGCATTTCAAAAAGTTTCTTTCAATGTTTTTGGTCTTATCACTCATAATTTCTAACTTTGTTGTAAGCGATTTGTATGCTTTGGATGAATACCAAACTAAAACTGAAAAATCAGAAAATTTTGATGTAAAAACTGTTACAGAAGACGTTTATGCTGAGTCTCCTCTTGGGTTTGTACGTATGAGTGTACAAACTACAAAAGTTATATATGGAGATATAAATGGAGATTCGTATTGTAACAGTATTGATTTAGCTATAATAAGAAGTTATCTTCTTGGCAAAATAAAGAGTTTTGATGATATAGCACCTAGTGGTTATGATGCTCTTAAAGCAGCAGATGTAAATGGAGATGGAGAGATAAACAGTATAGATTATGCTTTTATGAGAAAATATATTTTAGGCATTATTCGTGAATTTCCGGCAGAGAGCAAAGAGCCGGAACCTGAAGAACCGGAAAATCCCGAAGAGCCTGAAGAGCCTGAAGAACCGGAGTATGTAGAGGTGACAGGGATAAACATAAGAGATAAAGTTTTAAAATTAAACGTAGGTGACAGTACTACCATAAGTGCGACTGTTTTGCCGACTAATGCAAGTAATAAAGAAATTAAATGGAGTTCAGATAATGATGAAATTGTAATAGTTAACCAATCAGGGACTGTAACAGCAGTTAAAGATGGAACAGCGAATATAATTGCTGAAACTGTAGAAGGTGGGTTTAAGACCTATTGTAATGTTATAGTAAGTCAACCTGCTAGTGGTATGACCCTTGATAAATCAACCTACTCAATGAAGACAGGAGAAAGTATAAAGCTTAATGCTATATTTACACCTGAAAATACGACGAATAAAAAAATAAAATGGAGTTCAAGTAACAGTGATGTTGCATCGGTAGGACAAGGTGGAGTAGTTACAGCATTTTCAGAAGGAACAGCAATTATAACAGCAGAGGCTGAAGATGGAGGATATACTTCAAGCTGTACCATAATTGTAACTCAAAAGACTTTTGGGGTAAGACTTTCAGAACGAGTGATTACAATTAATGCTGGAGAAAAGAAGGAATTAAAAGCATTGTATTTACCTGAAAATGCAGGAAATAAGAAAATAAAATGGAGTTCTAGTGATGAGAGTATTGCCAAGGTAAGCGAAAGTGGAGTAGTGACAGCTGTTAAAGCAGGTGAAGCATATATAAATGTAGAACCTGAAGAAGGTATATATTCAGACAGTTGTAAAGTGATTGTTATTCAACCTGTAAAAGGTATAAGTCTTGATAAGAGCAGTTTGAATTTGAAAGTAGGCTTTGGATATAGTTTAAAAGTGGAATTTACTCCTTCAGATGCTACAGAAAGAAATGTTAAATGGACAAGCAGCAATGAAAAAGTAGCAAAGGTAAATGAGAAAGGTTCAGTAGTGGCTTTAAGTGCCGGTACAGCAACTATAACAGCGACATCCGAATCAGGAGGTTTTACTGCAAAGTGTACTGTTACGGTTGTGCCGGAAGCCATGAGTGCTCCTGTTATTACGGGAGAGAGGACAAGTTCAGGAGTAAAACTCTCATGGAATGCTGTTTCAGGAGCTAAAAGTTATACAATCAAAAGAGGAGAATATATAGGGGATCTTGTTGATATAAAAACTGACTATACACAGACAAGCTTTACTGATGCTACTGCTGAAAGTGATACAACATATTATTATGTAGTTTGTGCAAATAGTGATAGTGGCATCAGCAGGAATTCCAATTTGTTAATAATAAAAAGTGAACCTAAAGCTCCTAAGCTTTTTGGAATAAAGAGCGCAGGAAATGCTAGATTAAGTTGGACCAATGCCAATGGAGCCGACAGATATGAAATATACAGAAGTACAACAAAGGGTGGACAATATACTCTTCTCTCAAAGAATCTTTTATCCCATTCATATGAGGATAAAAATATAGGTGGAGAAACTTACTATTATGTTGTAAAAGCAATAAATGAAAAGGGAGAAAGTGAGTATTCAAATGAAGTAGAAATAAATGATTCAGCAGTAAAACCGTTGGACTTTATATCAAATGAAGATAGTGACGGTGATGGAATATCAAATATTGATGAGTTGCTATATTGTACCAATCCAACACAGACAGATACAGATGGTGATGGACTAAGTGATGGATATGAAATTATTTTGGGTACAGATCCTTTGTCACCCGATACCGATAAAGACGGACTATATGATGGTGCAGAGGTTTTATTGGGTACAGGACCTTTGGTAGCTAATTCAAATGTATCTGAAATAACATCAAAAAGACAAGCTATAAGCAGAGACGGTAGAATAAGTGTAGATGTTTTGGGTGATGGAAACTTTATAATTGCACCACTTCAAATATTTACATCGGAGAATCCTAAGTTCAAAGATATTAATGGAAATTACATATCGGGTATAGCAGGGGAGCCTATAGATATAGAAGCCGGTGGTTTTGTAATAATTAAGGCAGATATAACTTGCAATTATGATAAAACAAACCTAAATGGTATATCTGAAAGTGATTTGGGGATTTTGTACTTTAACAATTCAACCAATCAATTTGCAACAATTTCAGGTTCGCCCGATACAGCAAATTCTATTATAAAAGGCCAGACAGAAGTCCTTGGATCGTTTGTGATAGGCAATCGATCTCTTGCACCTTCTTCACAGCCAGTGGACATTATTATGTTTATAGATGAGTCTGCCCAAGCAAAAAGTAATGATCCTGCAAGTATAAGAGAAATAGCTGCATATGTCCTTGGACAATATTTAACCTCAAATCCGTCCTTTGAGAATTATGTAAGGGTTGGAATATTAATCTATGACGATTCAATTTCTTTAAATGTAGCAAATGGGGATTTCATGGTTGAAGAGGTCATAGTGGATGGAGGATCCGAATTTACGGGTGATGCAGGAACAATAATGCAGAGACTGGATTATGTTCTTAGCAATGATCTTTATGCAAGAAGAAATAGCGGATATCCATTGCCACCAAGACCTGGAGATGTACCTTCGAAAGGGTCAATATTAGATAGGTATTTTAGCAGTGCAACTAATAAAAAGATAATAATAGGCTTTTCAAGCGGGCCTTTAAACCGTTTCAATTATATAACACAAGCTGTAAGAGATTTAGCACCTAAAGGTTTTGTTGTAGATACAGTAGCAGTAGGAGCTAATGCTCAATATAACCAGCTAGCTATAATAGCACAAAACGGTGCTGTTCCTGGAAAGAGCTTTTGGATAAACCAAAATAATAATATGACAGAAGATGAACTGATATCTCAGCTGTCTGATATGTGTGCTCAACTGAGTGAACAATTGGCTTTGCAAAGTTATGTAGAAGGAACATACAGACCTCAGAACTCAGTTAATATAGAGTTTTCAGATGAATATAAAGGAATGGAAAACAGCTATTCCAATGAGTGGATTACAGGTTCAGGTACAAACCTTCTTACCGGAAGCTATATGGAAACTCATAAAGATATTCAAATACAAAGCAATGGTTATGATATTGTATTTGAAAGGACCTATAATTCAAATTCCAATAAAGAAGACTCTATAGTAGGTAAAGGATTCAGAACAAACTTTGATGCTAAGCTTGAAGAGAAGGTAAGCTCTGCAAAAGTTACAGCAAGTTTGCTGAATGTAAGGTCAGGGCCAAGTACAAATCATAGCATTATTGGAAAAGTCTCCAAAGGTACAAATTTAGAAATATTGGAAAATGGAGCAGGAGGAAGCGGTTGGCACAAAATAAATTACAACGGAAATACAAATGCTTATGTGTCTGCAACTTATGTTGATGAGATAAGTACTATTGAAATTACATATCCGACAGGCACAAAGGTATCATTTGAAGTTAAAGGAGATGGAAGCTATAAGGCTCCGTTCTGGTCAAATGATACATTAGAAAAACAAGGTAATGAATATATTGTAACTAGTGATGACATGTCAAAATACGTATTTGACGTATCCACCAAGCGTTTAATAAGGCTGGAGGACAGAGTAGGTAATGCTCTTAGAATAATATATGATAGTAAAGGACAAATTGATTATGTAATTGATGATGTAGGCAGAAAGTTAGACTTTACGTTTAATGCCAATGGTAAGGTTGAAAGTATAGAAGATCCTTTAACCAATAGGTCAGTTAAATATAACTACTCCAATGGGCTTTTGACGAAAGTAATTGACAGCGAATTGAAAGAAACTACATACGAATATGATTCTAATGACCGGATTGTAAAAGTAATAGATGCAAATAACAATACTGCAGTGAAAATTGATTATGATGTATTTGGTCGTATTGTACGTCAATATGATGCAGAGGGAAATGTTACATACCAGGTATACAGTGACGCTACAAACGAGAGATACATTATAGATGCTAGAGGTAACGAATCAAGGGTTAGATTCAACCTTGATATGAGAGTAGTTGAAGAGGTAGATGCATTAGGTAATAAAGTTGTATATGAGTATTCCTATTATGACCCTGGTTCTAATAAGTGGGAAGTAATACCGGATGTAGACATAAGAACTCTCGAAGACAATAAAGATCCGAATACCAAAGCATATACAAAATATTTGGAAGCTGGAAAAGATAAGAGACTTAAGATTAAAGAAACAATGTATGATAAGAGGGGCAATGCTACAACCAATGAATATGATGAAAACAATAATCTTGTAGGTACAGTAGACCCGTTGAAACAGACAACTTCAATGGTTTATGACCCTGTTTATAAGCATAATCTGATATCAAAAACAGATAAGAAGGGTAATACAACAACCTATGTTTATGATAATGAAGGAAAGTACGGTCCAAAAGGTGCTCTATTAGTTAAGGAAATTGATCCTTTAGGAAATGAGTTGATATATGACTACTATACAAATGAATCAGGCATAAAGATTAAGGGACTGGTTAAAACTGTAACAGAGAAGAAAAGAGTAGACCAGAAAGACCCGAATAGTGAGCTTATAGAATTTAAAGTTACTGAGTACAAGTATGATGATCTGTACAATAACCGAACTCAAATCATAGACACTTTAGGGAACAGTACATATGAGGAGTATGATGCTGCAGGAAGGTTGCAAAAGGTAACCAATGCAAGAGGATATACTACCAAGTATACTTATGACAAAAACGACAGAATTATAGTTGAAGAGATATTCCCACAAACTAATGAGCGCAAAATACTGAAGAGAACCGAGAGCATTTATGATAATGTAGGTAACAAGACTTTTGTGATAGAAGAAAGGTTCGCTGCTGACAGACCGGACTATCCGAAAGAAGATTTGGTAACAGAAACAGTATATGACAGAAACAACAGACCTGTTCAAATATATGATGCAGAAGGCTACAGAGTTTCATATACATATGATGAAGCAGGAAATAAGGTAACGGAAACGGATAAAAGAGGGTTTACAACTATATACAAATATGACGAGCTTAACAGAGTCACTGAGGTAATAGATCCATTAAATAACACAACTACATATGAGTATGATGCAAATGGCAATGTTATAAAGATAACAGATGCGAAGAACAGAGTTACCTTTATAGATTATGACGAACTGGACAGAAAGTGGAAAGAGAGAATTCAATACAATGAAGACGGAGAGGAAAAAGAGGCAGTTTATGAGTATTTATATGATGAAAATGATAATCCGTACAGGGAGATAGATCCTAACGGAAAAATTATAGAGTATGAATATGATGCTCTCAATAGGATTACGAAAGAAGTAGATGGTTTAGGACTTAAAGATAAAAACGGCAACAGCATGGAGAAAATCGTCACTTATTCGTATAACTATGAAAGCGTTGTTGAGGACGGAAAAACAGTAAAATATGAAGTTATGACAGAGAAGGACTACCTAACCTCAACAAAAATCCGACCAATAGTAATAAAGAATGATGCTTTAGGTCGAATGAGAATAAAAATTGAAACAAACAATGGAGATAAAACAATACAGGAGTATGATGAAGTAGGTAACCTTAAATCTGTAAAAGATGCAAGAGGTAATGTTACATCCTATGAATACGACGGATTAAACAACATAATAAAAGTAATAGATGCTACAAGAATTAATTATTCGGAAGCAGTATTTGATTCCGTAGGAAATGTAATTGAGAAAATTGACAGAAGAAATAATAAGACTGAGTACAGGTATAATAAGCTTAACCAAGTTATAAAAACAACAACATGGTATACCGATGAGAATGGAGTAAAACAAGAAGTTGTTAGCGCCATTTTGTATGATGAAGCCGGTAATAAAAAGATAGCTACCGACGCAGAAATGAATTCAACAATATTTGAGTATGACGAACTTGGAAGGTTAGTTGCTGAAACCAACCCAATGTACAATACCCGTTATTACGGTTATGACGCAGTTGGAAATCAGGTATGGGTAACCGACTGGAAGGAGCATGACAGTTCGGAAAGTAATGTTCATCCGATAATTAACAGTAAAGGCGAGACTGTATACCGCCTAAAGACAACCTATGAATATGATGATTTTGACAGGCTAAAAACAGTTATAAGTACAGAAGGAGAGATTACAAGTTATACCTATGATGTAATTGGCAATATTAAGACCGTTACAGTTGACGGAGTTAGAAAGAATACATATTCATATGACAAGATGTACCGACTGGAAAAAATGCTGGATGGAGAAGATAGAGCAGAAACATATGATGAGTATGACTTGTTTGGAAGGCTGCTGCAGAAAACCGATAGGAACGGTCAGGTACATATATACACATATGATGAATATGACAATGTTGAAATCCACACTGTAACACGTAAAGTAAAAGAAAACGGAGTAGAAAAAGTAGTTAAAGATGTAAGAGAAACATACTACGATGCTTTAGGAAATGTAGTTAGAACAGTAGATGAAACGGGAGAAACCATATATAATTATAATGAACTGAATCTGCTGGATAATAAAGTATTACCTGACGGAAAGACAGTAGAGTATGAATATGATGAAGAAGGTAATATAAAGGAAATAAAAGATCCTTCAGGTAATGTAACAACGTATTTATTCGATGAAATGAATCGAATGAAGACGGTTACAACTAAAGATGGAACTACAACTTATGCTTACACCAAAAATGGAAACAGAAAGTCGTTAAAGCTACCGAATAATGTATTGACTACCTATGAGTACGATGCAAGAAACGTATTGATAAAGCTTGTCAATCAAGTAGGTTCATCAGTGGATATCTATGAATATGAGTATGATGAAAACAGCTTGCAGACAGCAAAGATTGAACCAAAAGGAAAACAAGCTTTGAATACGATAACTTAG
- a CDS encoding SMI1/KNR4 family protein yields the protein MEDRLSKISQLEKKYEFVLPLDYKEFISNHNGEDLERDTFYFRNSWGEEEDSVVHYFFLIDSENDYDDFESEYEFWVVDERLPKDVIPIARDPFGNLICISVSEDSYGKVLFWDHEKDDDECFSIIADSFTEFYNMLE from the coding sequence ATGGAAGATCGTCTTTCTAAGATTTCACAGCTTGAAAAGAAATATGAATTTGTACTTCCTCTTGATTATAAAGAATTTATATCAAATCATAATGGTGAAGATTTAGAAAGAGATACATTTTATTTTAGGAATTCTTGGGGTGAGGAAGAAGATTCTGTAGTGCATTACTTTTTTTTAATTGATAGTGAAAATGATTATGATGATTTTGAGTCCGAATATGAATTTTGGGTTGTAGATGAAAGATTACCGAAAGATGTTATACCAATTGCTAGAGATCCATTCGGTAACTTGATTTGCATATCGGTTTCAGAAGACAGCTATGGTAAAGTCTTATTTTGGGATCATGAAAAGGACGATGATGAGTGCTTTAGTATAATTGCAGACAGTTTTACGGAGTTTTATAACATGTTAGAATAA
- the tnpB gene encoding IS66 family insertion sequence element accessory protein TnpB (TnpB, as the term is used for proteins encoded by IS66 family insertion elements, is considered an accessory protein, since TnpC, encoded by a neighboring gene, is a DDE family transposase.) — MIRWNEKPVYLCGRLTDMRKSINGLITLVQESFSLDPFMNALFVFCNRNRNRIKILEWDGDGFWLYFKRLERGRFRWPTEEDSTTMLLDVNELACLIDSARLEKKLRRKEVLERQIS, encoded by the coding sequence ATGATAAGATGGAATGAAAAACCAGTGTATCTTTGCGGAAGATTAACGGATATGAGGAAATCTATCAACGGATTAATAACACTGGTACAAGAAAGTTTCTCACTTGATCCGTTTATGAATGCACTGTTTGTGTTCTGTAACAGAAATAGAAACAGGATAAAAATCCTTGAATGGGATGGAGATGGGTTTTGGCTGTACTTTAAGAGGCTAGAACGAGGGCGATTTCGCTGGCCAACAGAAGAAGATTCAACCACAATGCTTCTTGATGTAAACGAATTAGCTTGTCTTATTGATAGTGCCAGATTAGAGAAAAAGCTCAGGAGAAAGGAAGTTTTAGAGCGTCAAATTTCGTAA
- a CDS encoding polymorphic toxin-type HINT domain-containing protein yields MTYHYDRSNRLTDVLEVRNGSNITTVYTYDGNGNQIKVAATEPGDVINVSEYTFDGFNQLKVAKTQDSTSTSKYDAFGLRVEKTVDGVTTKYYYDGQSILLEVRSDGLESHNIQGVNLIARKIKGDSDTLYYLYNGHADVVKLVDGAANTVNEYDYDIFGNILYQLESKPNPYKYSGYYYDDDTGYYYLRSRYYDPKIARFISEDTYTGEYNDPLSLNLYTYCQNDPITYDDPNGHWLHIAAGALIGGLVNTAITAVSDFMEDGKFNKSWREYAGSFAEGAITGAIGAATGGASFIAAAAASAAGSVVGNAVGQYISKGKVDVKEALFAGATDLVTMGAGKLAGNLTKKGMNKLAKTAFGENVLKKANSVKSKVLNKISGVKTKVQSIVKRECKHPELGMCFTADTLVYTKDGHKRIEDIKVGDQVYSVNVDTGEKGLKTVKQLFVNETYELIHIYVGYSQIKSTAPHPFWVEGKGWVEAGNLLEGDKVKLYSGEVLEIKEIRRERLEEPVKTYNFEVEDWHTYLVSENNVLVHNAGSKKCPLKFSFKSNKSNAGVGKTSTEYQSTLNSIRNKMPNTNLSKRGNMAYAEVDINGLKNEYIAHSKINSSVDKGADIADFSYLKPENERIFNSYVDDSFPRFHDTEAKILEDIASGIKNKNINGTVNLYSELPCCQSCSNIVLEFRRMFPNVKLNVIVGK; encoded by the coding sequence TTGACATATCATTACGATAGATCAAACCGTTTGACAGATGTTTTAGAAGTGCGTAATGGTTCGAATATTACTACTGTATACACCTATGACGGAAATGGTAATCAGATAAAGGTAGCTGCAACAGAGCCAGGGGATGTAATAAACGTATCTGAATATACGTTTGATGGGTTTAATCAGTTAAAAGTTGCAAAGACACAGGACAGTACATCGACAAGTAAATATGATGCTTTCGGATTAAGAGTTGAAAAAACAGTAGACGGAGTAACCACAAAGTATTACTACGATGGACAGAGTATATTGCTTGAAGTAAGAAGCGATGGATTAGAAAGCCATAATATCCAGGGAGTCAACCTGATTGCCCGTAAGATAAAGGGAGATTCCGATACTCTGTATTATCTGTACAATGGACATGCGGATGTTGTAAAGCTTGTAGATGGTGCAGCCAATACAGTAAATGAGTATGATTATGATATATTTGGAAACATATTATATCAACTGGAAAGCAAACCGAATCCGTATAAGTACTCAGGTTACTATTATGATGACGATACAGGATATTATTACCTAAGATCAAGATATTATGACCCGAAAATAGCAAGATTTATTTCGGAAGATACATATACCGGAGAGTACAACGATCCACTTAGTTTGAACCTGTATACATACTGCCAGAATGACCCGATAACATATGATGATCCTAACGGTCATTGGTTGCATATAGCTGCCGGAGCTTTAATCGGAGGATTGGTAAACACTGCAATAACAGCTGTATCAGACTTTATGGAAGACGGAAAGTTTAATAAAAGCTGGAGAGAATATGCCGGATCGTTTGCAGAAGGAGCAATAACCGGAGCAATAGGGGCAGCAACAGGAGGAGCATCGTTCATAGCAGCTGCAGCAGCAAGTGCAGCAGGATCAGTAGTTGGAAATGCAGTAGGGCAATATATATCAAAAGGTAAGGTTGATGTAAAGGAAGCATTATTTGCAGGTGCAACAGATTTAGTAACCATGGGAGCAGGCAAACTTGCAGGGAACCTTACCAAGAAGGGAATGAATAAGCTTGCTAAGACTGCTTTTGGTGAAAATGTACTGAAAAAAGCCAACAGTGTGAAGAGCAAGGTTCTTAACAAGATTAGCGGAGTTAAGACAAAAGTTCAGTCAATTGTAAAGAGAGAATGTAAGCATCCAGAATTAGGAATGTGCTTTACTGCCGATACACTTGTGTATACAAAAGACGGACATAAACGGATAGAAGACATAAAGGTTGGAGACCAAGTATATTCAGTAAATGTCGATACAGGCGAAAAAGGACTAAAAACGGTTAAACAGCTATTTGTGAATGAGACATATGAGTTGATTCATATATATGTAGGATATTCACAGATAAAATCTACCGCACCACATCCATTCTGGGTTGAAGGAAAAGGTTGGGTAGAAGCCGGAAATCTTTTAGAGGGAGATAAAGTTAAGCTCTACTCAGGGGAAGTACTGGAAATAAAAGAAATTCGCCGAGAGAGACTGGAAGAGCCTGTAAAAACGTATAACTTTGAGGTAGAAGACTGGCATACATATTTGGTATCAGAGAACAATGTTCTTGTACATAATGCCGGTAGTAAAAAGTGTCCTCTTAAATTTAGTTTTAAGTCTAATAAGTCTAATGCGGGAGTTGGTAAGACTTCCACTGAATATCAAAGCACCCTAAATTCCATCAGAAATAAAATGCCAAATACCAATTTAAGTAAGAGAGGCAATATGGCTTATGCTGAGGTTGATATTAATGGCTTAAAAAATGAGTACATTGCACATAGTAAAATTAATAGTTCTGTAGATAAAGGAGCTGACATTGCTGACTTTTCATATTTAAAACCTGAAAATGAAAGAATTTTCAATTCATATGTTGATGATTCTTTCCCACGTTTTCATGACACTGAAGCAAAAATACTTGAAGATATAGCCTCAGGGATAAAAAATAAGAATATCAACGGAACAGTTAATCTGTATTCAGAATTACCCTGTTGTCAAAGCTGTTCAAATATTGTACTTGAATTTAGGCGGATGTTCCCAAATGTTAAGCTAAATGTAATAGTTGGAAAGTGA
- the tnpA gene encoding IS66 family insertion sequence element accessory protein TnpA: MDMEKVTTEQQLSRWAQLIQNRLESGQSIKEFCRTNGVSKATYYYWQKKVSEAKCTVVEEVKESKIEVPSGWMQLASKPVYPAKATLEIKINGCNVTVNTETDLELLKKVCQVLMSL, encoded by the coding sequence ATGGACATGGAAAAAGTAACAACTGAACAACAATTATCTAGGTGGGCACAATTAATACAAAACCGGCTTGAAAGTGGGCAAAGTATCAAAGAGTTTTGCCGAACGAATGGAGTAAGCAAAGCTACATACTACTATTGGCAAAAGAAAGTCAGTGAAGCAAAGTGTACAGTAGTTGAAGAAGTAAAAGAATCCAAAATCGAAGTACCAAGTGGATGGATGCAGCTTGCATCGAAACCGGTGTACCCTGCAAAAGCTACACTGGAAATTAAAATTAATGGCTGTAATGTCACTGTAAATACGGAAACAGACTTAGAATTATTGAAAAAAGTTTGCCAGGTGTTGATGTCGTTATGA